The Natrinema salaciae genome contains a region encoding:
- a CDS encoding ABC transporter ATP-binding protein has protein sequence MEAVVEATDLEKRYGETTALSGASVSVEPGEVFSLIGPNGAGKTTLVRALTGTTEPDGGRARILGESPSAVDRGRLGVLPQEFSPPARLSARELLVYYAGLYDDARDPDDVLADVGLVDAGDTWYEDLSGGQQRRVCVGSALVNDPDLLFLDEPTTGIDPAGRRTVWRLIEDLADGGTTVVLTTHDMAEAERLADRVGLLADGTIVAQGTPEALVRDHGGSSRLTVETAADPDVFADLEYAVERPDRGRGRTVDDAVVVRDIDPAAIGAVVDYLEARDIGYTGLSWAEPDLEDVYLTLADVAERERTDRLERGADESDLARAGETA, from the coding sequence ATGGAAGCCGTAGTCGAAGCGACGGATCTCGAGAAACGCTACGGCGAGACGACGGCGCTCTCGGGGGCGTCGGTATCCGTCGAGCCCGGCGAGGTCTTCTCGCTGATCGGTCCGAACGGGGCGGGAAAGACGACGCTCGTCCGTGCGTTGACCGGAACGACCGAACCCGACGGGGGCAGGGCGCGGATCCTCGGCGAGTCGCCGTCGGCCGTCGATCGCGGTCGCCTCGGCGTCCTCCCGCAGGAGTTCTCGCCGCCGGCCCGACTCAGTGCCCGCGAACTGCTGGTGTACTACGCCGGACTCTACGACGACGCGCGCGATCCCGACGACGTCCTTGCAGACGTCGGCCTCGTCGACGCCGGCGACACCTGGTACGAGGACCTCTCGGGCGGCCAGCAGCGGCGCGTCTGTGTCGGCTCCGCGCTGGTCAACGACCCCGATCTCCTCTTTCTCGACGAGCCGACGACCGGCATCGACCCCGCCGGACGGCGCACCGTCTGGCGACTGATCGAGGACCTCGCCGACGGCGGGACGACAGTCGTCCTCACGACCCACGACATGGCCGAAGCCGAACGGCTCGCCGACCGCGTCGGGCTGCTCGCCGACGGAACCATCGTCGCCCAGGGCACTCCCGAGGCGCTCGTCCGCGACCACGGCGGCTCGAGCCGCCTGACGGTCGAGACGGCGGCCGATCCCGACGTCTTCGCCGACCTCGAGTACGCCGTCGAACGCCCGGATCGCGGCCGCGGCCGAACGGTGGACGATGCGGTCGTCGTTCGGGACATCGACCCCGCCGCGATCGGCGCGGTGGTCGACTATCTCGAGGCACGTGACATCGGGTACACGGGGCTCTCGTGGGCCGAACCCGACCTCGAGGACGTCTATCTCACGCTGGCCGACGTGGCGGAACGCGAGCGAACCGATCGCCTGGAGCGCGGAGCCGACGAGTCCGACCTCGCGCGGGCGGGTGAGACCGCATGA
- the truD gene encoding tRNA pseudouridine(13) synthase TruD has product MRPAHPTEQAVGMEHYVSETDGVGGRLREDDDHFRVRELERFDTEPIDAPTDAYPHLVVRATLRGWDTNDFASRLSDALGCSRERVNWAGTKDKYAVTTQLFSVYGADPADLPEIDGVEIEVVGRAGRSLEFGDLAGNAFELVVSDPERPENAVAITDELRAFGGLEDGESTVSIGVPNFFGQQRFGSRRPVTHEVGLAIARGDWEGAVMAYLGNPTDAEPESTQEARAFVEETRDWQAALERVPNRLRYERSMIHALAERDGDPGPEAFRAALERVPSNLQRLFVHAAQSYAFNLMLSERLERGLPFDRPVAGDVVCFSDTDAPAGLELPDTDRLQRVDERRLDSVTRHCERGRAFVTAPLVGTETELADGEQGEIERDVLDDLGLSPADFDLPGEFGSTGTRRAMLLRTDLRLEAEPLSLAFALPKGSYATVVCREYLKVDPVALG; this is encoded by the coding sequence ATGCGCCCAGCCCACCCCACCGAGCAGGCCGTCGGTATGGAACACTACGTCAGCGAGACCGACGGCGTCGGCGGCCGCCTCCGCGAGGACGACGATCACTTCCGGGTGCGCGAACTCGAGCGCTTCGACACGGAGCCGATCGACGCGCCGACGGACGCCTACCCGCACCTCGTCGTCCGCGCGACGCTTCGAGGGTGGGACACGAACGATTTCGCCTCGCGACTCTCGGACGCGCTCGGGTGCTCCCGCGAACGGGTCAACTGGGCCGGAACGAAGGACAAGTACGCCGTGACGACCCAGCTGTTCTCCGTCTACGGGGCCGATCCCGCGGACCTGCCCGAGATCGACGGTGTCGAGATCGAGGTCGTCGGCCGCGCCGGTCGTTCGCTCGAGTTCGGGGATCTCGCGGGCAACGCGTTCGAACTCGTGGTCAGCGATCCCGAACGGCCCGAAAACGCCGTGGCGATCACCGACGAGCTGCGCGCGTTCGGCGGGCTCGAAGACGGCGAATCGACCGTCTCGATCGGCGTTCCCAACTTCTTCGGGCAGCAGCGCTTCGGGAGCCGTCGCCCGGTCACGCACGAGGTCGGCCTCGCGATCGCCCGCGGTGACTGGGAGGGGGCGGTGATGGCCTACCTCGGGAATCCGACCGACGCGGAGCCCGAGTCGACGCAGGAAGCACGCGCGTTCGTCGAGGAGACCCGCGACTGGCAGGCGGCCCTCGAGCGGGTCCCGAACCGTCTCCGCTACGAACGGTCGATGATCCACGCGCTCGCCGAACGCGACGGCGACCCCGGGCCCGAGGCGTTCCGCGCTGCGCTCGAGCGCGTGCCCTCGAACCTCCAGCGGCTGTTCGTCCACGCCGCCCAGTCGTACGCGTTCAACCTGATGCTCTCCGAACGGCTCGAGCGCGGACTGCCGTTCGACCGGCCCGTCGCGGGCGACGTGGTCTGTTTCTCGGATACCGACGCTCCCGCGGGCCTCGAACTCCCCGACACTGATCGGCTCCAGCGCGTCGACGAGCGCCGGCTCGATTCGGTGACCCGCCACTGCGAGCGGGGCCGAGCGTTCGTCACCGCCCCGCTGGTCGGCACCGAGACGGAATTGGCCGACGGCGAGCAGGGCGAGATCGAACGCGACGTCCTCGACGATCTCGGCCTGTCGCCCGCGGACTTCGACCTCCCCGGCGAGTTCGGGTCGACCGGTACTCGACGAGCGATGCTCCTCCGGACGGATCTGCGACTCGAGGCCGAGCCGCTGTCGCTCGCGTTCGCGCTGCCGAAGGGGTCGTACGCGACGGTGGTCTGTCGGGAGTACCTGAAGGTCGATCCGGTCGCCCTCGGCTGA
- a CDS encoding carbamoyltransferase family protein — protein MGYVLSFKPSIGLYGQHDPSAALFADGELRFAVEEERLSRDKHATDTFPERAIRACLEHEGLALADLEKIVLPYDPRLRTKIRGHYLRKTLQHDGVLQTLSHLRNVVRDEVVARYLPTHDVESRLERIGTPLPPIECRSHHACHAVSAFHPSTFDEALLLTIDAKGEYDSTVVWHATPDGLTRLRTYEHPNSWGLFYAAITEYLGYRMFNGEGKVMGLAPYGEDDPEIERRLRNAIDTGVEYDVTALTGRWGTEYGVRTLEELFDRPRSTATDEFDRFEKNLAHTAQTLLEESVTAIVDEYIDRVGTGAVGLAGGVALNCKLNKTVRELPAVDDVFVQPVAHDAGLALGGGWIDQRPDRVEPMTDVYLGPEYDTDAIRSLLEMNKIDYAEPDDLERSVAELLANGALVGWFQGRLELGPRALGNRSILADPRTDASRDRVNRFVKHREEWRPFAPSMLESAADDYLEDAAESPYMIDTFDVAPERRDDVSAILHPADDTTRPQTVREEQNPRYYRLLREFEEITDVPVLLNTSFNDHGEPIVNTPLEALKDFYGMGLDALVLEDLVVTKDESALNGTEPTPVR, from the coding sequence ATGGGCTATGTACTTTCATTTAAGCCGTCTATAGGGCTTTACGGACAACACGATCCGAGTGCTGCTCTCTTCGCCGACGGCGAGCTCCGCTTTGCGGTCGAAGAAGAACGACTGAGCCGTGATAAACACGCCACGGATACCTTTCCGGAGCGAGCGATCCGTGCCTGTCTCGAGCACGAGGGGCTCGCACTCGCCGACCTCGAGAAGATCGTGTTGCCGTACGATCCGCGACTCCGAACGAAGATCCGCGGTCACTATCTGCGGAAGACGCTCCAGCACGACGGCGTCCTCCAGACGCTCTCACACCTGCGAAACGTGGTCAGAGACGAAGTCGTCGCTCGGTACCTGCCGACACACGACGTCGAATCGCGACTCGAGCGGATCGGGACGCCACTCCCGCCGATCGAGTGTCGCTCGCACCACGCCTGCCACGCGGTGAGCGCGTTTCACCCGTCGACGTTCGACGAGGCGCTGCTCCTCACCATCGACGCGAAAGGCGAGTACGATTCGACCGTCGTCTGGCACGCGACTCCCGACGGACTCACTCGACTGCGAACCTACGAACACCCGAACAGCTGGGGGCTGTTCTACGCCGCGATCACGGAGTATCTCGGCTACCGAATGTTCAACGGGGAAGGGAAAGTGATGGGGCTCGCTCCCTACGGCGAGGACGATCCGGAGATCGAACGCCGCCTCCGAAACGCTATCGACACCGGCGTCGAGTACGACGTCACGGCGCTCACCGGCCGATGGGGGACGGAGTACGGTGTGCGCACGCTCGAGGAGCTGTTCGATCGGCCGCGCTCGACCGCGACCGACGAGTTCGACCGGTTCGAGAAGAACCTCGCGCACACCGCACAGACGCTGCTCGAGGAGTCCGTCACGGCGATCGTCGACGAATACATCGATCGGGTCGGAACCGGTGCCGTCGGACTCGCGGGCGGCGTCGCGCTGAACTGCAAGCTGAACAAGACCGTGCGCGAACTGCCAGCCGTCGACGACGTCTTCGTCCAGCCGGTCGCTCACGACGCCGGCCTCGCGCTCGGGGGCGGCTGGATCGATCAGCGCCCGGATCGAGTCGAGCCGATGACGGACGTCTATCTGGGTCCCGAGTACGACACCGACGCGATCCGGTCGCTCCTCGAGATGAACAAGATCGACTACGCCGAACCGGACGATCTGGAACGGTCCGTCGCCGAGTTACTCGCGAACGGGGCGCTGGTCGGCTGGTTCCAGGGTCGACTCGAACTGGGGCCGCGAGCGCTCGGCAATCGGAGCATCCTCGCGGATCCGCGAACCGACGCCTCCCGCGATCGGGTCAACCGATTCGTCAAGCATCGCGAGGAGTGGCGTCCGTTCGCCCCGTCGATGCTCGAATCCGCCGCCGACGACTACCTGGAAGACGCGGCCGAGTCGCCGTACATGATCGACACGTTCGACGTCGCTCCGGAACGCCGCGACGACGTGAGCGCCATCCTCCATCCAGCAGACGATACCACCCGACCCCAGACCGTTCGCGAGGAACAGAACCCGCGGTACTACCGACTGCTCCGGGAGTTCGAGGAGATCACCGACGTCCCCGTCCTCCTCAACACGTCGTTCAACGACCACGGCGAACCGATCGTCAACACGCCGCTCGAGGCGCTCAAGGACTTCTACGGGATGGGCCTCGACGCGCTCGTCCTCGAGGATCTCGTGGTGACGAAAGACGAGTCTGCACTGAACGGGACGGAGCCGACTCCGGTTCGCTGA
- a CDS encoding ABC transporter permease, protein MSRMGRVRAETSAGWRSFVRRRTAVFFTFFFPVILIVIFGALIRTDPTGEGLFTEPAAYYVPGYLAVVVLFTPLSRMGSEVARHREGSRFEKLATTPLTRAEWLLAQTVVNAAIIGLASLLILGLVVLLTGAEIAFSALLVPYVLVGVVCFCGVGAMLGSYTDSQDGAVAASNAIGLPLLFLSETFVSLSQLPGWFEPLVNLSPLTYFARGVRAATYSGAETPAIAGVEPAIANLGILAALAVVAFALGAQSIPRTD, encoded by the coding sequence ATGAGCCGGATGGGGCGCGTGCGAGCGGAAACGAGCGCCGGCTGGCGGTCGTTCGTCCGTCGGCGGACGGCGGTCTTTTTCACGTTCTTCTTCCCTGTGATTCTGATCGTCATCTTCGGGGCGCTGATTCGGACGGATCCGACGGGGGAGGGATTGTTCACGGAGCCGGCCGCCTACTACGTGCCGGGCTATCTCGCCGTCGTCGTTCTCTTCACCCCGCTGTCGCGGATGGGGAGCGAGGTGGCGCGCCACCGGGAAGGGAGTCGCTTCGAGAAGCTCGCGACGACGCCCCTCACTCGGGCGGAGTGGTTGCTGGCCCAGACCGTCGTGAACGCGGCGATCATCGGACTGGCGAGCCTGCTCATCCTCGGGCTGGTGGTCCTGCTGACGGGCGCCGAGATCGCGTTCTCGGCGCTGCTGGTGCCGTACGTCCTCGTCGGCGTCGTCTGCTTCTGCGGCGTCGGCGCGATGCTCGGCAGCTACACCGATTCCCAGGACGGCGCGGTCGCCGCCAGCAACGCGATCGGGCTGCCCCTGCTCTTCCTCTCGGAGACGTTCGTCTCGCTCTCGCAACTGCCGGGCTGGTTCGAACCGCTCGTGAACCTCTCGCCGCTGACCTACTTCGCACGCGGCGTGCGGGCCGCGACCTACTCGGGCGCGGAGACGCCCGCGATCGCCGGCGTCGAGCCCGCGATCGCGAACCTCGGGATCCTCGCCGCGCTCGCCGTCGTCGCGTTCGCGCTGGGCGCGCAGTCCATTCCGCGGACGGACTGA